Part of the Paenibacillus kyungheensis genome, CGCAAAGAAAAGGCAGCACGCAAAGATCAACCGATTCACCATTTATTATTGTTAGCCAAAAATGAAATCGGTTATCGCAATCTGATGAAACTGAGTTCGATTGGACATTTAGAGGGATTCCACTATAAGCCTCGTGTCGATGCTGAAGTGTTACAACAGTATCACGAAGGTATTATTTGTCTGAGTGCTTGTCTTGGAGGAGAGATTCCGCAACATTTATTACATGAACAACCGGAAGAAGCTAGAAAAGCCGCTCTTCGTTATCAAGCGATTTTCGGTGAAGATTTCTATATAGAATTGCAAGACCATCATATTCCAGAACAGAAAAAAGTCATGCCGTTATTAATCGATCTTGCCAGAGAACTTCATATTCCACTGGTAGCTACGAATGATGTGCATTATTTAACGGAAGAAGATGCCAAAACGCAGGATGTCTTAATCTGTATTGGTACAGGTAAAACGATGGATGATGAAGGTCGTTTTCGAATTCCAACTAATCAGTTGTATCTAAAAGACAGTCAGCAGATGGAATCCTTATTCCGTCATGTTCCTGAAGCGATTACCAATACAACAGTGATCGCCGATCGTTGTGAATTGGAACTGACTTTTGGCGAGTCGTTATTACCTTCGTATTATCCGATTCCTGATGAGCTATCACCGGAACGTTATCTGGAACAATTATGTCGTACAGGCTTAGAGCAACGTTATCAAGATACGGTGTACTGGAATGATCCTCAAGAACGTCAGACGATTGAAGAACGATTAAGTTATGAATTGAAAGTGATAGGCAGTATGGGATTTGCAGATTATTTCCTGATTGTATGGGATTTTATGAAATATGCCCATTCTCAAGGTATCGTCACAGGCCCGGGACGGGGATCTTCAGCAGGTAGTCTGGTTGCGTATGTACTGGAAATTACCAATGTCGATCCGATCAAATATAAGCTGTTATTCGAGCGTTTTCTCAATCCAGAGCGGATCACTATGCCTGATATTGATATCGATTTTAGTGATCTACGTCGTGATGAAGTCATCGAATATGTTGTTTCCAAATATGGAAGAGATCATGTTGCTCAGATTATCACATTTGGTACATTAGCTGCGCGTGCAGCCGTACGAGATGTAGGACGAGCACTGAATGTTCCTTATGCCGATACAGACAAAGCTGCCAAGTTAATTCCGGCGCAAGTAGGCATGACGATCAGCAAAGCATTAGATCAAGTACCTGAATTACGTGATCGGTATGAAAAGTCTGCACCTGTTCGTGAAATGATTGATACCGCGCTCAAAGTAGAAGGTATGCCACGTCATGCTTCTACTCATGCCGCAGGCGTTGTGATTTCAAGCGGAGTGTTAACCGATATTGTTCCGATTCAAGAAGGTAGCGAGATTGCTGTATTGACTCAATATCCGATGGAAAGCTTGGAATCAATAGGTATGCTCAAAATGGACTTTTTGGGTCTACGTACGTTATCGATTATGGAACGCTGTATGACATGGATCGAAGAACAAGAAGGTCATCCGGTTGATTTTGCGCAGATTGAAGATAATGATCCTCAGACCTATGAAATGCTCAGTCAAGGTGATGCAATGGGCGTATTCCAGATGGAATCACCGGGTGTAAGACGGGTGCTACGCGATCTCAAACCGACCGCTTTTGAAGATATTGTCTCGGTCGTTGCCTTGTATCGTCCGGGTCCAATGGACTTTATTCCTAAATATATCGAATCCAAGCATGGTCGCACGATTCCAGAATATCCGCATCCTGATTTGGAGCCTATTCTAAGCGATACGTATGGCATTATCGTGTATCAGGAACAGATTATGCAGATTGCTTCTCAGATGGCTGGTTTTACACTGGCTGAAGCCGATTTGTTACGTCGCGCAGTCTCCAAGAAAAAGCGTGAGATTCTAGATGAAGAACGGGTGCATTTTGTTAAAGGAAGTATAGAACAGTCTTATACCGAAGAAGAAGCCAATGTAGTATACGATATGATCGTACGATTTGCAGATTATGGATTCCCAAGAGCACATGCGGCGGCATATGGTGTGCTTGCGTTTCAGACCGCTTATCTCAAAGCACATTACCCTGTGCAATTTATCGCTTCGATGTTAACAGCAGTCATGGGAACGCATCGCAAAGTTGCCGAGTATGTACTGGAATGTCGTCGTATCGGGATTGATGTATTACCACCTGACGTGAATACGAGTGGAGTTACATTTACACCGGTAACCGCAGCGATGCAACAGGAGTTAGAACAGCAATTGTTAGCCAAAGCATCGGAGTCAGATGGCGAACAGCTACAAGTGACTGAACCATCTGAACCGTCCAAATCTTCTACGCCTTCTATTACAGGTAATATTCGCTTCGGTCTCGGTGCTGTCAAAAATGTCGGTACACAAGCGATCAATAGCATTATCAAAGAACGTCAAGATCGTCCTTACGACAGCCTGATCGACTTTTGCCGTCGTGTCGATCCCAAAGCTTGTAATAAACGGGTCATCGAGTCTTTGATTCAAGCAGGAGCTTTTGATAGTCTTCCCGGACATCGTGCACAGTTGCTTACAATGCTCGATGATACGATCAAAGAAGCGGCCAAATGGCGCAAAGAACGTGAAGAATTGCAGATTGAAATGTTTGCCGATCTAGGATTTGTAGAGACTCATAACTGGGAAGTTTCTTATCCTGATGTAGCGCCTTATACAACGGGCGAACAGCTTGAATTTGAACGTGAATTGTTAGGGCTGTATCTATCCGGTCATCCATTAGATGATTATGAACAGGTAATTGAAGATACAGGATTATCTCGATTAATGAATCTACATGAAGGTGAAGATGAGAGCATAGTAGCGGTAGCTGGCATGGTCGTATCGCTCAAAATGATTACGACCAAGCAAGGTAAATCGATGGCTTTTATGGAACTAGAAGATCAGATTGAACGGTGTGAAGTGGTTCTTTTCCCGGAAGTATGGCGCAAAAGCAGTACACTTGTAGATAAAGGATTACTGCTCAGCGTACGTGGTAAATTGCAAAAAGAAGAGGACGGATTCAAATTGTTAGCAGAAGAAGTAGCTACTCTTAACGAAGGATCTGCCCGCGAGTTAGCGACTAGAGCTCGTCAACGGATGCATATCGCCAAAAATAAAGCTTCCAGTCAGACCAAGCAAGCTAACAAATCAACATCCAGTTCGGCTTCTAAGCCTTATGCCAAAAGTACAACGTCTGCCCCAAAGGTAGCCGCTGATCATCAGGAGACAGCATCTGCTTCATCCGGTGGTGGTGTAGCAAGTGTGGTAAACGATGCTCCTCATACCGACCGGAATCCTGAACCGGTATCGAAACAACGTGTATTTATCAAAATTACTAAAGAGTCTCAACAAGCAGATAAACTAGCCGCACTAAAACAACTGCTGGCAAGTCATGCTGGGCCTGTAGGTACATTACTATTTTACGAGGAAACGCAAAAGTTATTCGATCTCAGTGAAACCTATAGTATTAAGCCTTCACCAGAGCTTTTCCAGGAAATGGAGCAGATGTTAGGCGAAGGAACCGTTAAAGTTAAATAAGTCTAAAATGCTAGCGCACATTGATTGTCAACCCGTCAATGTGCCAATTTATCTTCACTTATCTTTGTTGCGGTAAAAAAGTGTGGTATGTTATCATTATCCCATTATGTGGGCTTAAAGCACTGCAATTATTTTGTGAACATTTTAAGTCCAATTAGCTCGGTATAAGTGAATAATATATGATATGAATTCCATGAATAGCGGAATGCGTATACGGCTGGAGAGGTGTAGTTGTGTTTAGAGATTTATTTCAAAAGAAAAAAAAATATGCAACCATTCCATCCCAACGTTGGGGGAATGACACAGAGTCTACTGAAGAACAGCAGGAACGTCCTAAGCGTGAAATTCCAGAAGGCTTAATGAACAAGTGTAGCAAATGCGGCACAATTCATTATAGTAAAGAGCTGGAGAAAAACCTGAAAGTCTGCCCTAACTGTGGTTACCATATGCGTCTTAATGCGATTGACCGTATTATGATGACTGTGGATGATGGACAGTTTACAGAAATGGATGCTCGTATGGAGTCCAAAGATCCTTTGAAATTTCCTGGATATGCAAGCAAGCTAGAGCAACAGAAAATGAACTCTGGTCTGCGTGATGCGGTGATTACAGGAGAAGGTCTAATCGATGGTCAACCGGCAGTACTTGCTGTAATGAGCTTTGACTTTTTTAGTGGCAGTATGGGTTCGGTTGTTGGCGAAAAAATCACTCGTGCGATTGAACATGCAGATGCGCGTAAGATTCCGATGATTATTTTCTCGACTTCTGGTGGAGCACGGATGCAGGAAAGTATTTTGAGTCTGATGCAAATGGCCAAAACAAGTGCAGCGTTAGCTCGTTTTCAAGAAAATGGAGGACTGTATGTCTCTGTAATTACTGATCCTACGATGGGCGGCGTATCTGCCAGTTTTGCAATGCTTGGAGATGTTAATATTGCTGAACCTGGAGCGTTGTTTGGATTTGCTGGACGTATCGTTATTGAACAGACGATTCGCCAAAAATTACCAGATAATTTCCAAACAGCAGAATTCAATATGGAACATGGTCAGCTAGATATGGTCATTCACCGCAAAGAGATGAAGTCTACTTTATCTCAATTATTAGATTTTCACAGTGGAAAAGGGGGATTTTAAGTGGCAGGAGAAATGCCTTTTGAAATGCCTCTCGTTGAAATGCGCAAAAAAATTGACGAGTTAAAGCAATTCGGACAAGAAAAAGGAATAGATTTCAACGATGAGATTACACGTTTGGAAGAACGTTATCGTCAGATGGAAAGTGAAATATACACTCAGATTTCACCGGCACAGAAAATGCATCTGGCAAGACATCAACAGCGTCCTACATCACTCGATTTAATTTCGATTGTTTTTAGTGATTTTATGGAGTTGCATGGTGATCGTATGTATGGCGATGATCTAGCGATTGTTGGTGGTATTGCCAAATTGGATGGTCATCCGGTAACGATTATTGGTCATCAACGTGGAAAAGATACCAAAGATAATATCGCTCGCTTTTTTGGGAGCCCACATCCTGAAGGATTCCGTAAATCGATGCGTCTTATGAAGCAAGCGGAGAAATTTGGACGTCCGATTATTACATTTATTGATACCAAGGGTGCTTATCCGGGTAATACAGCAGAGGAACGCGGACAGTCTGAAGCGATTGCTCGTAACCTATGGGAAATGGCAAAATTGCGTGTTCCTGTAGTCTGTGTAGTGATCGGAGAAGGCGGTAGTGGCGGTGCTTTGGCACTTGGTGTAGGTAACCGTGTACTTATGTTAGAAAATGCGATTTACTCAGCGATTTCGCCAAACGGTGCAGCTTCTATCCTCTGGAAAGACGCATCCAAAGCCGATCAAGCAGCGGAAGCGATGAAGATTACAGCGGAAGATCTGCTACGGATGGAAGTGATCGAAGATATAGTTCCTGAACCTCGTGGCGGAGCGCACAAAGATTATGAAGAAACAGGTGAAGCGATCAAAAAACATCTGCTTGTTCATTTGCGTGAACTTTCTCAAATGAGTGCAGAAGCGTTGATTGAAGATCGCTATCAGAAATTCCGCAAAATCGGCGAATTTACAGAGCAAGCGATGGGAACATTGCCAGCGAGTAGATCGGAAGTCAATATAGAAGATCAGCCTCAAGAAGAATTGCAATCTGATGTGGAGCCTATTCTTGGGAATGAAGAAGAGAAAGTAGCTACTAAATCTTCGCGTTCCAAACGTCATTCGTAAGATAGCTTTTCCACAATTTCTGAGGAATTTTGACAATCTTCTATACAAAGTAGGCAAACTGTAGTAGATTTAATTGTTGGGGCTTGTTGAATGGTTTCGGCAAGTCATGTTGGGAAAACAAAATAAAGAGAGACCTTTAAAAACGGAGGAAAATCAATTATGCGTAAAACTAAAATTGTATGTACGATCGGACCGGCAAGTGAATCTTTAGAAAACACAAAGAAATTAATTATGGCAGGTATGAACGTAGCTCGCCTAAACTTTTCTCATGGTGATTTTGAAGAGCATGGCAACCGCGTTAAAAACATTAAACAAGCTAGCAAAGAACTAGGTAAAACAGTAGCCATCCTGCTGGATACCAAAGGTCCTGAAATCCGTACGGGTAAATTTAAAGAAGAGCCAGTTGAATTGGTTCAAGATGAATATGTAACTTTGACTACAGAAGACATTTTGGGTGACCAACACCGTATGCACGTTACTTACAAAGACCTTCCAAGTGACGTTGAAGTCGGTTCAACAATTTTGATCGATGATGGTTTGATCGGTTTGACAGTTGTTGAAATTCAAGGTACTGAAATTAAATGCCGTATCGTTAACGGTGGACAAATCAAAAGTCGTAGAGGCGTTAACGTACCAGGAGTAAACATTTCACTTCCAGGTATTACAGAAAAAGATGCTAACGATATTATCTTCGGTATCGAGCAGGGTGTAGACTTTATCGCAGCTTCATTTGTACGTAAAGCAAGCGATGTTCTTGAAATCCGTCAATTGTTAGAGAGCAAAGGTGGTAGCCATATCCACATCATCTCTAAAATTGAAAACCAACAAGGTGTCGACAACTTGGATGAAATCCTTGCGGTATCTGACGGTTTGATGGTTGCTCGTGGTGACTTGGGCGTAGAAATTCCTGCGGAAGAAGTACCATTGGTACAAAAACGCATGATCGAAAAATGTAATCGCGTAGGGAAACCAGTTATTACAGCTACACAAATGTTGGATTCGATGCAACGTAACCCGCGTCCTACTCGCGCTGAAGCAAGTGACGTAGCGAACGCTATCTTTGACGGTACAGATGCTATCATGCTTTCTGGTGAAACAGCTGCTGGTAAATACCCAGTTGAATCTGTATTGACAATGTCTCGTATTGCTGAAAAAGCAGAGTCTGCTTTGAACTATCACGAATTGTTCTTAAAACAAACGCATGCTCAACAAACAACAGTAACAGAAGCAATCAGCCAATCTGTAACGAACTCTGCTATGGACTTGAATGCAGCAGCGATCATTTCTTCTACAGAATCCGGTCATACTGCACGTACGGTTTCTAAATACCGTCCTCAATCTCCAATTATCGCAGTAACTACATTGGATCAAACAATGCGTCGTCTTTCTCTAGCATGGGGTGTATTGCCTGTTAAAGGTACACAAGCTCATTCTACAGATGAGTTGTTTGAAATTGCTTTGCAAGGTGGACATGATTCAGGTCTTCTAAAAGAAGGCGATTTGGTTGTTATTACTGCGGGTATTCCTTTGGGTCAATCCGGTTCTACGAACTTGATCAAAGTGGCTCAAATGCCTGCTAAATCATAATTTCACATTAATTGATAGCAAGATAGTATGACATCAGAGAAAGCAGTGGATCATTCCATTGCTTTTTTTGATGATTTTTATAGAGATATTCACATTTTGAAATGAAAGTAGAGGTACAGCATGATGGCAAAAGAACAATTACATTTACCTAGCGATTGGCATGGTATTGCTTTTCGCGTACGTTATCAAGAAAATGATCCTATGGGTGTGGTGTATCATACAAATTATTTGAACTGGTTTGAATTGGGACGTACAGAAATGATTCGGGATCTGGGATTCCGTTATAGGGATATGGAAGCCGCAGGATTATTGTTACCATTAATCGATGCGTCATTGTCATATGGACATCCAGCAAGATATGATGATCGTGTAGCAATCTATACCCGTATAACAGAGTTTTCTAAGCTACGGATTGATTATGAGTACAAAATTCATCTGTTAGATGAGCATGATACTTCTGTTGGAGATTCCTCATCTTCTGGAGAGCGCCCTATCTTCAAAGCAGACGAAGTGTTACCCGGCGAGCCTTTAACCAGCGGTTCTACAAGACATGTCTGGGTTAATAAAGACTTCAAGCCTGTGCGACTTGATAAACAAGTGCCAGCGTTGTATTATGCACTTGTAGAATCTTTACAGATGTAGTGGGTTTGGATTGAGAAAGGAGAGGTACGTTTGGGTAAAGGAATCGGCAAATGGATTATTGCATTTATTATTATCGTACCGCTCCTAGAATGGTATGTTTTTTTACAGATGATTGAATGGATAGGCGGTTGGAATACACTTATTCTTTTGCTGACCACTTCACTGGTAGGTATATTAATGATGAGATTTGAAGGACGTAAAGTGATCGAAGATACCAAAAAGCAAATGGATGCTGGCGAACCACCGGGACGGCGAATGTTAGACGGCCTATGTGTTTTTGTAGGTGGAGTGATGCTTGTTTTGCCTGGTTTTATTTTGGATATTATCGGGTTTACCCTTGTTTTTCCATTAACACGTCCTATTTATCGGAATCTGTTATTACGCTGGATAGAGAAGCGTATGAAAAAGGGCAGTATTACTATTCATCGTGGTGGTCAATAATAGCATAAGTAGTCATGATGTTGACTCTGTAAATAGTATGACCACTATCAATCATCATTCAGATATATAATCATGCTGATGATAGCGATCCATCATAACAAACAGGCAGTACTTTAGAAGTTAGATTCTAAAAGTACTGCCTGTTTTGGTATATCGTTATAAGATACCTATCTTGATTGGTATGAATGGTGTAGTTAGGCTATTTCTGTGATGCAATGAATTATCTCGCTTTGCCATTGACAATATAGTTACGCAGATCACGGAAAACATTCGCACGATTAAGCGCAGAGACAATCACCAGTGTGACTGGCCCGATCAATAGACCTAATGCGCCAAATAGTTTTAAGCCGACAAACATACTGATTAAAGTGGCTAAAGGATCAAGACCTACGCTACTAGCTAGCACTTTAGGCTCCATAATCTGCCGTACAATCAATACAATGACATAAAGTACACTTAGACCAATCCCCAAGCTAATATCGCCGCTCATAAAGGTATAGATCGCCCATGGGATCATTACAATTCCTACTCCTAGATAGGGCAGTAGATCTACAGCACCGATCAGTAGACCAATCAGTAGAGCAGACTCAACTCGCAAAATAAATAGTCCAATAATCACAATAATGCCTGTAATCGAGATCAAAATAAATTGAGCACGTACATATCCGAACAATGCTTTTTGCAAATCCCGCCAAATCGTAACCATCGTCAGTCTAATATTCGAAGGAAACCATCCAGCTACGATACGGGTATGTTTTTCCCAGCTATTACTGATAAAAAAGGCAGATAATACAATAACGACAATAATCCAGGCAAAGTTAGGTAATGCGGTTAGAAAATCAAGTAAATAATTTAGAATCCCTGTAACAATACCACTAATCGTACTAGAAAGACTTTGTGTAGTCTGGTCTAGATTGTTGTTGATCGTATCTCCATAAGGGGTTTCTTTCAGAAAACCATTGATTTGATTAGTTATATTTTGCAGACTATCGTTTTTAGTCCAGCCTACAAACATTTGACGCCAGCTATCCATATGATCGTTGAATGTTTGCATAAGAGTGATAGTTTGTTGAACCAGTCTTGTTACCAAAAACGAAAGTAAAGCGAGCAGACCACCAAAATAAACAAGCAATGAGAGCGAGACTGCTAACCAGCGTGGAAAGTGAGCACGATTCTGTAAAAGTCTAACTAACGGATTCATCGCATAAGCGAACAACCATGCAAGCAATAACGGGTACAGAAGTGGAAAAAGGTAGCGCACAGCAATTGCAGTGATAATAATCGCTACAAGCACCCATATTCCACGTAAAATCCGATTACGGATCATAATGTTCAATGAATTGATCTCCTTATGTTCAATATAGTAATTATGTAATCAGCATCATATATGATGTTAAACGGCAGACAAGACTTTTGAAACGAAAGGGCTTATAATTGATACTGTAAGGGGTTACAAAAAAATTCTTATTGCGATGATAAAACAATTTAATGTCACAAACAGTCTTCATTTTGTTCACAACTCCGTCAAAATAAAGTATGATGAGTGAAGGTCCTTGGAAGGTTAATGGTAGGTGTTTGGATCATTAGAA contains:
- a CDS encoding DNA polymerase III subunit alpha; translated protein: MTPFVHLHVHSEYSLLDGAARIKDLVSQAAESGMTALALTDHGVMYGAIPFYKACKQHGIKPIIGCEVYYTAGSRKEKAARKDQPIHHLLLLAKNEIGYRNLMKLSSIGHLEGFHYKPRVDAEVLQQYHEGIICLSACLGGEIPQHLLHEQPEEARKAALRYQAIFGEDFYIELQDHHIPEQKKVMPLLIDLARELHIPLVATNDVHYLTEEDAKTQDVLICIGTGKTMDDEGRFRIPTNQLYLKDSQQMESLFRHVPEAITNTTVIADRCELELTFGESLLPSYYPIPDELSPERYLEQLCRTGLEQRYQDTVYWNDPQERQTIEERLSYELKVIGSMGFADYFLIVWDFMKYAHSQGIVTGPGRGSSAGSLVAYVLEITNVDPIKYKLLFERFLNPERITMPDIDIDFSDLRRDEVIEYVVSKYGRDHVAQIITFGTLAARAAVRDVGRALNVPYADTDKAAKLIPAQVGMTISKALDQVPELRDRYEKSAPVREMIDTALKVEGMPRHASTHAAGVVISSGVLTDIVPIQEGSEIAVLTQYPMESLESIGMLKMDFLGLRTLSIMERCMTWIEEQEGHPVDFAQIEDNDPQTYEMLSQGDAMGVFQMESPGVRRVLRDLKPTAFEDIVSVVALYRPGPMDFIPKYIESKHGRTIPEYPHPDLEPILSDTYGIIVYQEQIMQIASQMAGFTLAEADLLRRAVSKKKREILDEERVHFVKGSIEQSYTEEEANVVYDMIVRFADYGFPRAHAAAYGVLAFQTAYLKAHYPVQFIASMLTAVMGTHRKVAEYVLECRRIGIDVLPPDVNTSGVTFTPVTAAMQQELEQQLLAKASESDGEQLQVTEPSEPSKSSTPSITGNIRFGLGAVKNVGTQAINSIIKERQDRPYDSLIDFCRRVDPKACNKRVIESLIQAGAFDSLPGHRAQLLTMLDDTIKEAAKWRKEREELQIEMFADLGFVETHNWEVSYPDVAPYTTGEQLEFERELLGLYLSGHPLDDYEQVIEDTGLSRLMNLHEGEDESIVAVAGMVVSLKMITTKQGKSMAFMELEDQIERCEVVLFPEVWRKSSTLVDKGLLLSVRGKLQKEEDGFKLLAEEVATLNEGSARELATRARQRMHIAKNKASSQTKQANKSTSSSASKPYAKSTTSAPKVAADHQETASASSGGGVASVVNDAPHTDRNPEPVSKQRVFIKITKESQQADKLAALKQLLASHAGPVGTLLFYEETQKLFDLSETYSIKPSPELFQEMEQMLGEGTVKVK
- the accD gene encoding acetyl-CoA carboxylase, carboxyltransferase subunit beta, which codes for MFRDLFQKKKKYATIPSQRWGNDTESTEEQQERPKREIPEGLMNKCSKCGTIHYSKELEKNLKVCPNCGYHMRLNAIDRIMMTVDDGQFTEMDARMESKDPLKFPGYASKLEQQKMNSGLRDAVITGEGLIDGQPAVLAVMSFDFFSGSMGSVVGEKITRAIEHADARKIPMIIFSTSGGARMQESILSLMQMAKTSAALARFQENGGLYVSVITDPTMGGVSASFAMLGDVNIAEPGALFGFAGRIVIEQTIRQKLPDNFQTAEFNMEHGQLDMVIHRKEMKSTLSQLLDFHSGKGGF
- a CDS encoding acetyl-CoA carboxylase carboxyltransferase subunit alpha — protein: MAGEMPFEMPLVEMRKKIDELKQFGQEKGIDFNDEITRLEERYRQMESEIYTQISPAQKMHLARHQQRPTSLDLISIVFSDFMELHGDRMYGDDLAIVGGIAKLDGHPVTIIGHQRGKDTKDNIARFFGSPHPEGFRKSMRLMKQAEKFGRPIITFIDTKGAYPGNTAEERGQSEAIARNLWEMAKLRVPVVCVVIGEGGSGGALALGVGNRVLMLENAIYSAISPNGAASILWKDASKADQAAEAMKITAEDLLRMEVIEDIVPEPRGGAHKDYEETGEAIKKHLLVHLRELSQMSAEALIEDRYQKFRKIGEFTEQAMGTLPASRSEVNIEDQPQEELQSDVEPILGNEEEKVATKSSRSKRHS
- the pyk gene encoding pyruvate kinase, translated to MRKTKIVCTIGPASESLENTKKLIMAGMNVARLNFSHGDFEEHGNRVKNIKQASKELGKTVAILLDTKGPEIRTGKFKEEPVELVQDEYVTLTTEDILGDQHRMHVTYKDLPSDVEVGSTILIDDGLIGLTVVEIQGTEIKCRIVNGGQIKSRRGVNVPGVNISLPGITEKDANDIIFGIEQGVDFIAASFVRKASDVLEIRQLLESKGGSHIHIISKIENQQGVDNLDEILAVSDGLMVARGDLGVEIPAEEVPLVQKRMIEKCNRVGKPVITATQMLDSMQRNPRPTRAEASDVANAIFDGTDAIMLSGETAAGKYPVESVLTMSRIAEKAESALNYHELFLKQTHAQQTTVTEAISQSVTNSAMDLNAAAIISSTESGHTARTVSKYRPQSPIIAVTTLDQTMRRLSLAWGVLPVKGTQAHSTDELFEIALQGGHDSGLLKEGDLVVITAGIPLGQSGSTNLIKVAQMPAKS
- a CDS encoding acyl-CoA thioesterase, with product MAKEQLHLPSDWHGIAFRVRYQENDPMGVVYHTNYLNWFELGRTEMIRDLGFRYRDMEAAGLLLPLIDASLSYGHPARYDDRVAIYTRITEFSKLRIDYEYKIHLLDEHDTSVGDSSSSGERPIFKADEVLPGEPLTSGSTRHVWVNKDFKPVRLDKQVPALYYALVESLQM
- a CDS encoding FxsA family protein, with product MGKGIGKWIIAFIIIVPLLEWYVFLQMIEWIGGWNTLILLLTTSLVGILMMRFEGRKVIEDTKKQMDAGEPPGRRMLDGLCVFVGGVMLVLPGFILDIIGFTLVFPLTRPIYRNLLLRWIEKRMKKGSITIHRGGQ
- the ytvI gene encoding sporulation integral membrane protein YtvI, which gives rise to MNIMIRNRILRGIWVLVAIIITAIAVRYLFPLLYPLLLAWLFAYAMNPLVRLLQNRAHFPRWLAVSLSLLVYFGGLLALLSFLVTRLVQQTITLMQTFNDHMDSWRQMFVGWTKNDSLQNITNQINGFLKETPYGDTINNNLDQTTQSLSSTISGIVTGILNYLLDFLTALPNFAWIIVVIVLSAFFISNSWEKHTRIVAGWFPSNIRLTMVTIWRDLQKALFGYVRAQFILISITGIIVIIGLFILRVESALLIGLLIGAVDLLPYLGVGIVMIPWAIYTFMSGDISLGIGLSVLYVIVLIVRQIMEPKVLASSVGLDPLATLISMFVGLKLFGALGLLIGPVTLVIVSALNRANVFRDLRNYIVNGKAR